One Nocardia iowensis DNA window includes the following coding sequences:
- a CDS encoding serine hydrolase — protein sequence MAQILRAAREDLDSAGLRGSFLVRDLDSGDELGIDAEAEYPSASLVKVPLAVVTLERIARGELDPVTPIVVQPGRVTAPGPVGVTKFRHPATIALEDLLYLTLSISDNAAADALFGLTPPEAVAAELTRLGVEGISVRHLLDELTRTPTEMLAPEHAHLAHTLAITATTAGHGHPVPQLDISRANTGSARAFVELLHKIWRPSSIRPAAAAQVRRLMGENMLRNRLAPDFSCDASRWSSKTGTLINLRHEIGVVEHADGQVFAVAALTESRVPAAAQPAAEAVMARVARRLRDELRRM from the coding sequence GTGGCCCAGATTCTGCGGGCGGCACGAGAGGACCTGGACAGCGCGGGGTTACGCGGGTCCTTCCTGGTTCGCGATCTCGATTCCGGTGACGAGCTCGGGATCGACGCCGAGGCGGAGTACCCGTCGGCTTCGCTGGTCAAAGTGCCGTTGGCGGTCGTCACCCTGGAGCGCATCGCCCGTGGCGAGCTCGATCCGGTGACACCGATCGTGGTGCAGCCGGGCCGCGTGACCGCGCCTGGCCCGGTCGGGGTGACCAAATTCCGCCATCCCGCCACGATCGCGCTCGAAGATCTGCTCTATCTCACCCTGTCGATCAGCGATAACGCCGCTGCGGACGCACTATTCGGGCTCACCCCACCCGAGGCGGTGGCCGCCGAACTGACTCGCCTCGGTGTCGAGGGGATCTCCGTACGGCACCTCCTGGACGAGCTCACCCGGACGCCGACCGAGATGCTCGCACCCGAGCATGCCCATCTCGCGCACACCCTCGCGATCACCGCGACGACGGCCGGACACGGACACCCGGTCCCGCAACTCGATATCAGCCGCGCGAACACCGGTTCAGCCCGCGCGTTCGTCGAACTGCTGCACAAGATCTGGCGGCCCAGCAGTATTCGGCCCGCAGCTGCGGCGCAGGTCCGCCGGCTGATGGGGGAGAATATGCTGCGCAACCGGCTGGCCCCCGACTTCAGCTGCGACGCGTCCCGATGGTCATCGAAGACCGGAACCTTGATCAACCTCCGCCACGAAATCGGCGTGGTCGAGCACGCTGACGGCCAAGTCTTCGCCGTCGCCGCCCTCACCGAATCACGAGTCCCCGCCGCCGCCCAACCCGCCGCGGAAGCGGTGATGGCCAGGGTCGCCAGGCGGCTCCGCGATGAACTGCGACGGATGTAG
- a CDS encoding FAD-dependent oxidoreductase has translation MSNPESRPFSISSSPRSPRTHVIVVGAGLGGLCLAQGLRRAGISVAVYERDAAAVTRAQGHRLHIDGRGRQALSATLPPHLFELVAAVAGRPAPNANGFDHQLRPTGVFFLDDSEPGPATHADTMPAHTVIDRQVLRRILLTGLDDIVHFGRRCLGYDSDADTVTARFADGSSARGSVLVAADGVGSVIRAQRLPHARVVDSQVRLIYGRVPLTPGLRRALPPELISIFNSVVGPGNRFVGIAPVQYRQPLVAAASRLAPEVTFEPAEDTLAVMFGRRRDRLGLSDSELRAASGRRLREVVLEQISGWHPLVTRIIEKWTPSSVYPIAVRSSVPVPPWPTSNVTLLGDAIHAMSPAAGAGANIALRDAAALATALTEATSGRPLRDSLRDYEQAMIDEGFRMVRLSAANGTQTLGADPLPI, from the coding sequence TTGAGCAATCCCGAATCACGACCTTTCTCTATTTCTTCCAGCCCACGGTCGCCGCGTACGCACGTAATCGTCGTCGGCGCGGGTCTTGGTGGCCTCTGCCTCGCGCAGGGCTTGCGGCGCGCCGGAATCAGCGTCGCCGTCTACGAGCGAGATGCCGCCGCGGTCACCCGTGCCCAGGGCCACCGGCTGCACATCGATGGACGCGGTCGACAGGCGCTGTCGGCGACGCTGCCACCGCACCTGTTCGAGCTGGTCGCGGCTGTCGCCGGGCGGCCGGCGCCGAACGCAAACGGTTTCGACCATCAGTTACGTCCGACCGGGGTCTTCTTCCTGGACGATTCGGAGCCGGGCCCTGCCACCCACGCCGACACAATGCCCGCGCACACCGTCATCGATCGGCAGGTGCTGCGCCGGATCCTTCTCACCGGGCTCGACGACATCGTTCATTTCGGCCGCCGTTGCCTCGGATACGACAGTGACGCGGACACCGTCACAGCACGGTTCGCCGATGGCAGTTCCGCACGGGGTTCGGTGCTGGTCGCCGCAGACGGTGTCGGTTCGGTGATCCGCGCCCAGCGTCTGCCGCACGCACGTGTCGTTGACTCCCAGGTCCGCCTGATCTACGGCCGGGTGCCACTGACACCCGGCCTGCGACGCGCGCTGCCGCCGGAGCTGATCAGCATCTTCAATTCGGTTGTCGGGCCAGGCAATCGGTTCGTCGGCATTGCGCCAGTGCAGTACCGTCAACCACTGGTAGCGGCCGCGTCTCGGCTGGCGCCCGAGGTGACTTTCGAGCCGGCCGAGGACACGCTTGCGGTGATGTTCGGTCGTCGCCGCGATCGACTCGGGCTCTCCGACTCGGAATTGCGCGCTGCTTCCGGTCGGCGACTGCGCGAGGTGGTGCTCGAACAGATTTCCGGTTGGCATCCGCTGGTGACCCGGATCATCGAGAAGTGGACTCCCTCCAGCGTTTACCCGATAGCCGTGCGCTCCAGCGTTCCCGTCCCACCGTGGCCGACATCGAATGTGACCCTGCTCGGCGACGCGATCCACGCCATGAGCCCCGCCGCGGGCGCGGGCGCGAATATCGCGCTCCGCGACGCCGCTGCGCTCGCCACGGCGCTGACCGAGGCGACCAGCGGCCGCCCGCTCCGGGACTCACTGCGCGACTACGAACAGGCGATGATCGACGAAGGCTTCCGCATGGTGCGCCTGTCGGCGGCGAACGGGACGCAAACACTGGGAGCAGACCCACTGCCGATCTGA
- the bla gene encoding class A beta-lactamase, which yields MTAKSSIGSLLAAVTAAALVGACSMPNSESQTERTQMPDSAAAAMATARVKDLENGHHARVGVFAIDTATGTALGYRENERFPIGSTFKTLAAAALLRDHPLTDGYFDTVIQFSTDDVVKYSPITETHVDSGMTVRDLAAAAIEKSDNTAANELLKLLGGPTAITKFVRTLGDTVTSLDDWEPLSNSGDTNPEHNSTTPAALAADYRAVVSGDALAEPEREQLTQWLLRSTTGMGRIRAGLPQDWKIGDKTGGGDYGLTNDAAVTWPPNSDAPIVIAVLSINTDEHAPADDPLVAQSAQVITGALRPAIDG from the coding sequence ATGACAGCCAAGTCCAGCATCGGTTCTCTGCTAGCCGCGGTCACGGCGGCCGCGCTGGTCGGTGCGTGCTCGATGCCCAACTCGGAATCGCAGACGGAACGCACCCAGATGCCCGATTCCGCCGCGGCCGCGATGGCGACCGCTCGGGTGAAAGATCTCGAGAACGGTCACCACGCGCGAGTCGGTGTCTTCGCCATCGATACGGCGACGGGCACCGCGCTGGGTTACCGCGAGAACGAACGATTCCCGATCGGCTCCACCTTCAAGACGCTGGCCGCCGCGGCACTGCTTCGTGATCATCCACTGACGGACGGCTACTTCGACACAGTCATCCAGTTCAGCACCGACGATGTGGTGAAGTACTCGCCGATCACCGAAACTCACGTCGACAGCGGCATGACCGTGCGCGACCTGGCCGCCGCGGCCATCGAAAAGAGTGATAACACTGCGGCCAACGAGCTGCTGAAACTTCTCGGCGGACCCACAGCCATCACGAAATTCGTTCGGACGCTGGGCGATACCGTCACCAGCCTCGACGACTGGGAGCCACTGAGCAACAGCGGAGACACCAACCCCGAGCACAACTCCACCACCCCCGCCGCACTCGCCGCGGATTACCGCGCGGTCGTGTCCGGTGACGCATTGGCCGAGCCCGAGCGCGAGCAGCTGACCCAATGGCTGCTGCGCAGCACCACCGGCATGGGCCGGATCCGCGCCGGGTTGCCGCAGGACTGGAAAATTGGGGACAAGACCGGCGGCGGCGACTACGGGCTCACCAACGACGCCGCGGTGACCTGGCCGCCCAACAGCGACGCGCCGATCGTAATCGCAGTGCTGTCGATCAACACCGACGAACACGCACCCGCCGACGATCCGTTGGTCGCGCAATCCGCCCAGGTAATCACCGGGGCACTACGCCCGGCCATCGACGGATAA
- a CDS encoding DUF2599 domain-containing protein — translation MPSGSALDPFIDRPLIDRVVWTDGADGTRLMIYPTDAGRQDPFPPAGERAWQEVLRQAGTADTPGMRDQFLCHWDWARIAMPDKPSWNIEPWRPAVGYPATVAALCNPGAPEHEL, via the coding sequence TTGCCCAGCGGATCAGCCCTCGATCCGTTCATCGATCGCCCACTCATCGATCGCGTTGTCTGGACCGATGGGGCCGATGGCACCCGCCTGATGATCTACCCCACTGACGCCGGACGCCAGGATCCCTTCCCGCCCGCCGGGGAACGCGCCTGGCAGGAAGTGCTGCGCCAGGCCGGCACCGCCGACACCCCCGGCATGCGCGACCAGTTCCTCTGCCACTGGGACTGGGCACGAATCGCCATGCCGGACAAGCCGAGCTGGAACATCGAACCGTGGCGCCCCGCCGTCGGCTACCCGGCAACCGTCGCCGCACTGTGCAATCCCGGCGCCCCCGAACACGAACTCTGA
- a CDS encoding LysR family transcriptional regulator: MDIVEACRAFVAVGDYGSFTDGAAVARIPQSVASRRIAALERRFGAQLFNRSTRTVTLTSFGRELLPSAKRLVELAETLEHNAERARLRPFRMAVPIVCNPLQLARLIAAGRCKGLNLDLHAAEPGERAESLRTMEVRAALVAVPPGEGTWRVPLGLAGGIAVQSRALYMESLRPSRADEDARRRRVWLQPEDDVPHIRDPLTRLGAAVGLQPAQVQVANSVAAAAAEALGSTDLLLCSASQAEELDLHWRQIGELTELARGYRLVTGLSEDTQRTHTLSAAEIGRCLGAPEADRSG, from the coding sequence ATGGATATCGTCGAAGCCTGTCGAGCATTCGTGGCAGTCGGCGATTACGGCAGTTTCACCGACGGTGCCGCTGTGGCGCGCATCCCACAGTCGGTGGCCAGCCGACGGATCGCGGCGCTGGAGCGGCGTTTCGGAGCTCAACTGTTCAACCGGTCGACCCGCACGGTCACCTTGACCTCGTTCGGGCGCGAGTTGCTGCCGTCGGCCAAACGCCTGGTCGAGCTCGCCGAAACCCTGGAGCACAACGCCGAACGCGCCAGACTCCGGCCTTTTCGGATGGCGGTCCCGATTGTGTGCAACCCGCTGCAGCTGGCGCGGTTGATCGCCGCGGGGCGGTGCAAGGGGCTGAATCTGGACCTGCACGCCGCCGAGCCCGGAGAGCGCGCCGAGTCGCTTCGCACGATGGAGGTGCGAGCTGCTCTCGTGGCGGTCCCGCCCGGTGAGGGCACCTGGCGGGTGCCGCTGGGGCTCGCCGGTGGCATCGCTGTGCAAAGCCGGGCACTGTATATGGAGTCGCTGCGGCCCAGCCGTGCCGACGAGGACGCCCGCCGCCGCCGCGTCTGGCTGCAGCCTGAAGACGATGTACCGCACATTCGGGACCCGCTCACCCGGCTCGGTGCCGCGGTGGGATTGCAGCCCGCGCAGGTGCAGGTAGCGAACTCGGTCGCGGCCGCCGCGGCCGAAGCGCTCGGTTCGACCGATCTACTGCTCTGTTCGGCGAGCCAAGCCGAGGAGCTGGACCTGCACTGGCGGCAGATCGGCGAGCTGACCGAGTTGGCTCGCGGCTACCGGCTCGTGACCGGGCTGAGCGAGGACACGCAGCGAACCCATACGCTGTCCGCCGCCGAGATCGGGCGCTGTCTCGGTGCGCCCGAGGCCGACAGATCGGGGTAA